The region AAcacttttgctatttttaagaatGTATACATTCTCAAAAATGCagtaaatgatcgctgttttgtggttgtctATGGCCTAcgattcagtgtggaagtggtaaaaaccctaaagtcatatttcacattagacaaagatcttctataagtCAGGAGTACTTCtgatttttttaagaatgtatACATTCTcaaaaatgaagtaaatgatggctgttttatGGTTGTCTATGGCCTACgagtcagtgtggaagtggtacaaaccctaaagtcatatttcacattagtcacaaagatcttctataagaGAGGAGCACTTTTGCTATTTTCAAGAATGTATACATTCTCAAAAATGCagtaaatgatcgctgttttgtggttgtctATGGCCTACGATTCAGTGAGGAAGTGGTACAAACCCTAAAGTCATATTTCACGTTAGttacaaagatcttctataagaCAGGAGCACTTTTGCTACTTTTAAGAATGTATAAATTCTcaaaaatgaagtaaatgaTCTCTGTTTTGTAGTTGTCTATGGCCTACgagtcagtgtggaagtggtacaaacCCATGCTTacgtttagaataaaaaaacttGGGAGGCTAACTCGTCGGTTCGGTACGTTGCTAGCGTCTGTGGCGGCATGAATATACCAATCAAGTGATACATGTCATAGTGGGGGggtgcattatttttttgtgtgatcgACCGCCATTAGGTTCCAGAtacaacgacaacaacaacaacaaagaacttTGCTCAATGCTAACAGTGAGATGTCTCCTATACAGATTTAGATAATACAActacaaaggtgactataggggtgctatttcatgtttacagggctctaatgtaaaacaattgtagaaggtcataaacaggttttctatgcgccacctacaaaaatattccatttattaatattgaatccgacTTCAtgtcgagtctggaaccaatgaagcgCCACaaactcgtcaaagatcctctatagaacAAGAGTGCCTTCAGGCTAGGTTTAtctgagaaacaaataaaggcGTCGgtatttgtttttcagttgGTTGAGCGACTTAGCTCGTCATTGGCAAAGCAAACTTTGCAGCGGTTAAATATTCATAACAACCATATTTGCAATATGGAAAGTTGGCGCTTTGTCGACTTTCGGAATGCTAGCGTGGCAGCTACTGTAACAGTTGGAGCGTGAGTCGATTAATCATGCCTGGCGAGCCAGGTTTTGGAGAATGTTTAGTCCTTCTATCCTGGGCTCAATCAAGATGACATGGTCTCGCCGACGTGTCCTAGGTCTTtcctgaggcgttcccaggctggaagagagacatggtctctccaatgtgtcctaGGTCTTTTCTAGGGCGGTCCCAGGCTGGTGGAGAGACATGGTCTCGCCgacatgtcctgggtctttccTGAGGCGTTCCCAGCCTAGGTCTTTCCCCACGTTGGCGGAGAGACATGGTCTCGCCAACGTGTTCAAAGTCTTTCCTGAGTCGTTTCCAGGCTGGCAgagagacatggtctctccaacatgtcctagGTCTTTCCTGGGACGGTCCCAGGCTGGCGGAGAAACATGGTCTCGCcgacgtgtcctgggtctttccTGAGGCGTTCCCAGCCTAGGTCTTTCCCCACGCTGGCGGAGAGACATGGTCTCGCCAACGTGTCCTAGGTCTTtcctgaggcgttcccaggctggaagagagacatggtctctccaatgtgtcctaGGTCTTTCCTAGGGCGGTCCCAGGCTGACGGAGAGACATGGTCTCGCCAACGTGTTCTAGGTCTTTCCCGAGTCGTTCCCAGGCTGGCGGAGAGACATGGTCTCGCCAACGTGTCCTAGGTCTTTCCTGAACCCCACGCTGGCAGAGAGTCATGGTCTTTCCTCAGGCATTCCCAGGCTGGCGGAGAGACATGGTCTCGCCGACGTCTCCTAGGTCCAGCCTAGGTCTTTCCTGGGGCGGCCCCACGCTGGCAGAGAGACATGGTCTCGCCAACGTGTCCTAGGTCTTTCCTGGGGTGACCCCACGCTGGCAGAGAGATATGGTCTCGCCAACGTGTCCTAGGTCTTTCCTGAGGCGTTCCCAGACTGGCGGAGAGACAAGGTCTCTTCAATGTTTCCTCGGTCTTTCCTCAGGCATTACACCAGGCTAGGTCTTTTCTGGGGTGCCCCCATGCTGGCGGAGAGACATGGTCTTTCCAACCTGTCCTAGGTCTTTCCTGAGACGGCCACAGGCTGGTGGAGAGACgtggtctctccaacgtgtcctaggtctttcctgaggcgttcccaggctgGCGGAGAGACATGGTCTCGCCAACGTGTCCTCTGTCTTTCCTGAGCCGTGCCCAGGCTGGCGgagagacatggtctctccaacgtgtcctagGTTTTTCCTGAGGCATTACCAGCCTCGGTCTTtcctgaggcgttcccaggctgGCAGAGAGACATGGTCTCGCCAACGTGTCCTAGGTCTTTCCTGAGGCATTCCCAGCCTAGGTCTTTCCTGGGGCGGCCCTACACTGGCGGAGAGACATGGTCTCGCCAAAGTGTCCTAGGTCTTTCCTGAGTTGTTCCCAGGCTGGCAgagagacatggtctctccAAAGGTGTCCTAGGTCTTTCCTGAGGCGTTCCCAGCCTCGGTCTTTCCTCAGGTGTTCCCAGGCTGGCGGAGAGACATGGTCTCGCAAACTTGTCCTAGGTCTTTCCTGGGGCGGCCCCACGATGGCGGAGAGACATGGTCTCGCCAACCTGTCCTCTGTCTTTCCTGAGTTGTTCCCAGGCTGGCAgagagacatggtctctccAATGGTGTCCTAGGTCTTTCTGAGGCCTCCTTTTGTTGTGCCACACCCTGAACTAACCAGGAGGCATCCCAACCAGATGGTCGAGCCAGCAACCATCTGGCCATCCTACGGATGACGGGGATGCATGAACATTTACCCGTCTTTACCACAAGGGGGCGATGGAGAGCTCGCATCACTGCAGACATAACAGTTTTGAACTTGGGACCAGTCCGAGGTCCTTCAGTGGCTGACGAATGAGAAGATACTCACCGCGGCCCACCACCAGGCGTACGGAATACTGCTGATGGGAGAGTCCGCCGTCTCCCTCTCGGCCGAGTGCAGGAGAGCGGAGAAAGTGAAGATCCCCATGGCGATGAAGAGCAAAATACAGGAAGCCTGCTGGTAACACTGACGCAGCGTGAACCCGAACGCCCTCATTCCGGTGGAGTGCCGCGCCAGTTTCAAAATCCGAAAAATCCTCAGGAGTTTCACGACTTTCAGAACGTGGCTCAACTTGCTGACGCTGGCCAGAGCCCTGAGGTCCTCCTGAGTGTCGTCGGCGCCCATCACGACTTCGGCGATGATCTGAACGAAATAAGGCATGACGGCCACCATGTCCACAAAGTTGAGTCCGCTCCTCAGAAACACTTTGATGTCGGGCGTGGTCGCCAGGCGCATCAGATACTCGCCGGCGAAGAACACGATGGTAACGATCTCCACCCACTCCATGTAGGTCTTACCACATATTTGGTAGTTCTGGAGTTCCTCTAAAGTGTTCAGAGACATGGCAAGAATCGAGAAGAGAACAAAAAGGTTCGATACCACGTTGAAAGCTTTGGCCCAAATGGACCAGTAAGGGTTCTCCACGATGTTCCATAAATTCTTCCGTATGTTCCCGAATGCCATATTTTGGAATAACTCGTCGTCGTATTTGACTTCGATCTCAGCCATAAGTTCTCGCTCGACTTTAAGGTTGTCTTTCATTTCGTCCACTTTCTCCTCGAACACCAACCAGCAGCAACGTTTGGTGTCCTTCAGGCTCAAACCCCAGTAAGCGATCTCCTCCTCGAAGTGGATTGGACACATTTCCCGAATGACCCATAGTTCTCCGCTGGCGTAGAAATGGCAAATATGGTGGAAAAATGCCGGATCCCGATCAAAGAAGAATTCGTTTTTTTTAACCGAGTAGTCATCGCAGAGTTTGAGTACGCGGCTTCGATCCGTGCAGGTCGCCAGCGATCCGATACGAGTGTGAGGGTAGTTCATGGCGCACTTTTTCGGAATATGAAAAACCTTCCCGCCGACATTCACTTTCACGTGACTTTGCCGTTGTTTGGGTTTGTCGTCGTTTGACGCACGCTCGGGAGCGTCGAGGTTCCCGAGCGAGCTCCACGCTTTCACCGCGTCCTGCTGAGAGAACGGGAACGTCTTCATGTCGCTCACGGCCTTTGACGGGCAGTTGATGGTGCTGCGGCGACTCTGTAGGCATCGCTGCAGGTCGGCGTTATCCGCCGCCATTGCATCCGCCGtcacggggagggggggggcaggaaatgAGTCGTGACGCAGaacaaaaaacaggaaaaacgaCTCACGTGTTAATTTTCTGAATCATCCAAAAAGAATCCATCTCTTCCCGGCACCGCTGATATTCTCTGTGAGCGGCTGCTTTTCCTGTTTCGGAAAGCGTTCCCAAACATGCCGTGGCCACCTTTGGTAGTAGATTAGACACAGGCGGACGCTAATTGATCCCATTGATCCCATTGGTGGATCTCCAAGTTTCCTTAAGGAGTTGTAAATATAGTGGCGGTGGCGGAGATTAGGGAACAAAGTTGATTTAAGGATTGGAGTCACAAGGCCAAACGAGGACCGAAGAGTTGGGAAGGAGTTTGGTTTTTCCACGTGAATTATTAATTGtcagaaaatattgttttggcGATATATCGTTCCACAATACTGTATCAATTtatcagtttttttatttaattttaaaaatttaaaaatgtagaaattaaaaaaaaaattttttttaatcagtaacttacatttgttcacttcctgctttcctaatatagtttaagtttttgaatttaattttaaaaattaaattttttttaattaaaaaattaaaatttttttattttttaaattaaataaaaaacaaactatattaggaaagtaggaagtgaacaaatgtaacagttactgattgtaaaagtaccagatggaggggtaggatttaataagctttgcttctttctactacttttggacatgtggaactgggaactgattattgcgtgcattaaataaaaaatatttttttttattaaaacattttaaaaaattcttaatttttaatttttttaatttattttgtattttaattttgttgtaaATATAGTGGCGGTGGCGGAGATTAGGAAACAAAGTTGATTTAAGGATTGAAGTCACAAGGCCAAACGAGGACCGAAGAGTTGGGAAGGAGTTTGGTTTTTCCACGTGAATTATTAAttgtaagaaaatattgttttggcTATATATCGTTCCACAATACTGTATCAATATTGAAAAgtatgatttaaaaatgtaaaaatttacatacatactgttatatttgttcacttcctgctttcctaatataatttaagttttttcatttaattttaaaaatgtaaaaattaaaaaaaaaaatttttttagttatttatcagtaacttacatttgttcacttcctgctttcctaatatagtttaagttttttaatttaattttataaattgaaaaattttaattttttttaattgaaaaaattttaattttttttaatttttaaaattaaataaaaaaacttaaactatattaggaaagtaggaagtgaacaaatgtaacagttactgattgtaaaagtaccagatggaggggtaggatttaataagctttgcttcttcctactccttttggacatgtggaactgggaactgattatggcgtgcattaattaaaaattattttttttattaaatttttttttttaattcttaatttttaatttttaaatttattttttattttaattttgttgtaaATATAGTGGCGGTGGCGGAGATTAGGGAACAAAGTTGATTTAAGGATTGGAGTCACAAGGCCAAACGAGGACCGAAGAGTTGGGAAGGAGTTTGGTTTTTCCTTGTGAATTATTAATTGTAAGAAAATATTCTTTTGGCAATATATCGTTCCACAATACTGTATCAATATTGAAAAgtatgatttaaaaatgtacaaatttacatacatactgttatatttgttcacttcctgctttcctaatataatttaagttttttcatttaattttaaaaatgtaaaaattaaaaaaaaatatttttttttagttatttatcagtaacttacatttgttcacttcctgctttcctaatatagtttaagttttttaatttaattttataaattgaaacattttaattttttttaattgaaaaattttaattttttttaatttttaaaattaaataaaaaaaacttaaactatattaggaaagtaggaagtgaacaaatgtaacagttagtgattgtaaaagtaccagatggaggggtaggatttaataagctttgctttttcctactccttttggacatgtggaactgggaactgactATGGCgtgcattaattaaaaattattttttttattaaatttttttttaattcttaattttgattttttttaatttattttttattttaatttaaaaaattataaattctaaaaatatattttttttaatttttatttatttattttttttaattaaataaaaaaacaaactatattaggaaagcaggaagtcaacaaatataacagtatgTATGTAAATTTTTAAATCATACTTTTCAATATTGATACAGTATTGTGGAACGATATATCgccaaaacaatattttcttacaaTTAATAATTCACGTGGAAAAACCAAACTCCTTCCCAACTCTTCGGTCCTCGTTTGGCCTTGTGACTCCAATCCTTAAATCAACTTTGTTCCCTAATCTCCGCCACCGCCACTATATttacaacaaaattaaaataaaaaataaataaaaaaattaggtATTAGGTAAAATTAGGtattttaggaatacctggaatatgaaatgatgaacattttcattatgaagatatttcaagaaaacaacctgaccgggtcatttttgacccacttatggaaggttggggtagtaacacaaaaactaaaatttcttaaaatttataaaaggtaagttaaaaatgtgaatgacatgatatcaaaaatatgttttttgaacaatacctggaatataaaatgataaaaaaatttccttatgaagatatttcaagaaaacaacctgaccgggtcatttttgacccacttatggaaggttggggtagtaacacaaaaactaaaatttcttaaaatgtataaaaggtaagttaaaaatatgaactgcatgatatcaaaaacatgttttttgaggaatacctggaatatgaaattataaaaaattttcattacgaagatatttcaagaaaacaacctgaccgggtcatttttttactgtattgtttgttgtttttgttcataaccacttcctggttcacccGAGGAGATGTAAGAATTTGGGGTGTACTTATTTTCAGTATTTACTCTACTGGGTACTGCATCCTTTTATTGGCTTTTCCATTGTGACTTATCGAAATttaattggaaaataaaaaaagaagtgaTGTGTACACACCCTCTTAACTCCCActtgtaacaaaaaaaagtatatgaATGGTTAAAAGGGGagggcgcgggggggggggggggggggcaaagtccACAGGCAGGGCaatgtgacttttaaaaaaaaaaaaaaaaaagatttgactAAAGTTGTTGATAGGAAAAAATCAAAAGTGCAAATCAACTTGGCCCTGCATCCAAACCCTGAGGCATCCCACAAGATGCAAGATAGGGTATATCAAGCCACCAGAGAGTGGGTGGATAGCGGGTGAAAAGTGGGTGTATAGTGGGTGGATTGCAGTCCAACACAGATTCAGCTCATTTAGCACCAGGAAGCAAGTGGAAGGGATTCGAACAAACCAGAACTGAAATGCGGAACTAAACAATTTTAATTGATTCTATCTTTCCAGTCACGTTTGACCCGCGGTGCAAATGCAAAAGTgccataataaattaaaaagcctagctttttttttgttttcaataaatacaaaacatcaaTTTGTACCGCACTAAAATATGTTTCTCGGCGCACAGACCCGTCAATCAAACTCACAACgttcaaacaacaaaaaaaacaactgcgcTCATAAACAGAAAGAAAGGCGGCGTTTCCGCTGTCAGTTGACCTAAAAACCCACAAGAAACTGAAAAATACTACTTCCTGTTACTTCCTGTTATTGCGTACACGCAAACACTAACTACAGTAGTCGTCGAATACAGTTAAAGAATGACATTGAAGGCACCGCTGATTTGGAGGatgtataaaaataattctaaggcctcgcagctaggagacacgagttcgattccaccctcggccaactctgtgcaaaaaaaaaaaaaaaaacagaaaaaaaacaaccacaacaaaaatagcatttttaaagTCCTTCAATATGGAAgtatggaattgaacacgggtctcctagttgtgaggcctgcatgctaaccacttgcccaccgtgcagccatactgAAGGActttgaaaatgcatttttgttgtgacaaataaaagaaaaacaaccacaacaaaaatagcatttttaaagTCCTTCAGTAAGGAagtatggaattgaactcgggtctcctagttgcgtgttgtccaccgtgcagccatactgACGGActttgaaaatgcatttttgttgtgacaaatcaaaaaaaaaaaaaaacaaccataacaaaaatagcatttttaaagtccttcagtatggaattgaacacgggtctcctagttgtgaggcctgagtgctaaccacttttccaccatgcagccatacTGAAGGACTTAAGAATGCTTTTTTGTTGTgacaaatcaaaaaaaaaaaacacaacaaaaatagcatttttaaagTCCTTCAGTAAGGAagtatggaattgaactcgggtctcctagttgcggggcctgcatgctaaccacttgtccaccgtgcagccatactgAAGGActttgaaaatgcatttttgttgtgacaaatcaaaaaaaaaaaacaaccataacaaaaatagcatttttaaagtccttcagtatggaattgaactcgggtctcctagttgtgaggcctgcatgctaaccactttaaaaatgcatttttgttgtgacaaataaaaaaaacaaaaaaacaaccacaacaaaaatagcatttttaaagTCCTTCAGTAAGGAAGtatggacttgaactcgggtcttccagttgcgaggcctgcatgctaaccacttgaccaccgtgcagcaatactgaaggactttaaaaatgcatttttgtcgtgacaaaaaaaaaacagaaaaaaacaaccacaacaaaaatagcatttttaaagtccttcagtatggaagtatggaattgaacacgggtctcctagttgtgaggcctgagtgctaaccacttgtccaccgtgcagccatactgaaggactttaaaaatgcttttttgttgtgacaaatcaaaaaaaaaaacacaacaaaaatagcatttttaaagtccttcagtatggaagtatggaattgaaatcgggtctcctagttgcgaggcctgcatgctaaacacttgaccaccgtgcagccatactgaaggactttaaaaatgcagttttgttttttttgtttttttaaaaacatcttaAATGGAAGTTCTTGTGTCCAGTTGTActtcaagtaaatgttttgtGTAACTGAAAAAGTGTTCAAGTCCCAAACGGAAGCTGCGATTGTTCTGCTTTTAGGACTCCACTTCTCCAAAATAGACGAGAGTCACAAAAGCAGAACATAAAAATCCTTCAAAATCAAACCAGGAATGACCTACAGTCTGTTCctgtttggggtgggggggcatgtcGAGAACTGGGACGGGGCCAGGCGGAGAGGTGGGCGACGCTGCAGGCCACCGCGGGGGTTATCTGTGTCGCAGCCTCTTCATTCACTGTCCAAGTCCAGCTTAAGAGTTTCCTGGCAGAGGAGAGCACACGGCTTAGTTGACACACTGAACCACGTTAAGCCTTGAAGGCGGGGAATCGAACTCTactggggacctattatgtttttcccACTTTCCCAacctataaatgcagttagaatgttgtattatcatttTGTGATGTACAAGCGATACGGACTTCCTGATATGAGCCATCATTTCATagatccggaagtcctcgggagtgcttgaaagtgggaccaatcacagcggagtgggcgtacctggaggcgggccatgggtggaataaagtaAACAGACTGTTTTTTACCTGGAAGCAGGATGTCAGTGGATAaaatgaggataaacagtagaaaatgaatgaatgaatgaatgattaatttgaaaactgtgattaatggGATTAAAAAACAGCACTACTTGTTATAAATGACATGAGAATACTACATGCAAAACTACATGCACTCTTGAAGCAAATTCAAATATCACGGTCGGGTGTAGAActaattaactgcgataaacaagggatgactgtatttcaaatggtgattaatcatgactaattcatttgaaaactgtgattaaatgGGATTAAAACAGcactacttattatagatgACATGAGATTGACATgagtcagtccagggtgtaccccgcctctcgcccgaagacagctgggataggctccagcatgccatgtgaccctcgtgaggataagcgggtagaaaatgaatgaatgattaatttgaaaactgtgattaatggGATTAAAACAGCACTACTTGTTATAGATGACATGAGATTGACATgagtcagtccagggtgtaccccgcctctcgcctgaagacagctgggataggctccagcacgcccccacgaccctcgtgaggataagtggtagaaaatgaatgattgattaatttgaaaactgtgattaatggGATTAAAACAGCACTACTTGTTATAAATGACATGAGATTGACATgagtcagtccagggtgtaccccgcctctcgcccgaagacagctgggataggctccagcatcccatgtgaccctcgt is a window of Doryrhamphus excisus isolate RoL2022-K1 chromosome 5, RoL_Dexc_1.0, whole genome shotgun sequence DNA encoding:
- the LOC131129165 gene encoding potassium voltage-gated channel subfamily V member 2-like, whose product is MAADNADLQRCLQSRRSTINCPSKAVSDMKTFPFSQQDAVKAWSSLGNLDAPERASNDDKPKQRQSHVKVNVGGKVFHIPKKCAMNYPHTRIGSLATCTDRSRVLKLCDDYSVKKNEFFFDRDPAFFHHICHFYASGELWVIREMCPIHFEEEIAYWGLSLKDTKRCCWLVFEEKVDEMKDNLKVERELMAEIEVKYDDELFQNMAFGNIRKNLWNIVENPYWSIWAKAFNVVSNLFVLFSILAMSLNTLEELQNYQICGKTYMEWVEIVTIVFFAGEYLMRLATTPDIKVFLRSGLNFVDMVAVMPYFVQIIAEVVMGADDTQEDLRALASVSKLSHVLKVVKLLRIFRILKLARHSTGMRAFGFTLRQCYQQASCILLFIAMGIFTFSALLHSAERETADSPISSIPYAWWWAAVSISTVGYGDVVPVTILGRIVAFGCISFGIILNGMPISFLFNKFSDYYAKLKTQEYNTISVKRRLQLRKRLRHRMDACFCPTEEEDIPFRASTHIPHVTDAWEANTRD